From the Bacteroidia bacterium genome, the window AAAGCCTGAAGGTCTGTATATTTTACAGAATTATTAAAAACACCATCTGAAGTAAGTGTGGTAGTATTCAACAAAACTTTTACCGAACCGGTGGTACTGTAAAAAAGATATTTCACTCTATTGAGCATATTGCTATCAACCAAAAATGTAGTAGAAAGTAAAAATGCTTCAGGTTCGTGCCTGCGGAAAAAGAAAGTGTCAATGGAAGATGTATTAAAGGAGTTTACATTACCATCTTTATTATAAACTGTAATGTGCCAATTAAAGTTTCTTAATGCATTCAGGCTATAAAGGGTATCTTGTTTGGCAGGCTTTGATCCAAAAAAATTAAGGGTATCGGTTCTTGTGTTTGCATACCCTGAAAAGTAACTGAGACTTAGGAGTATAAATAGAAAATAGCGATGAGAAAAAGATGAGTCATTAAAGTTTATGAGCATACATATCTTATTGCAGGGCTAATTTAACGTAAATTAGCAACATGAGAATAGCAAAGGAATGATAAATGAGCAGTAATGGTGATAAACTAAATTGATATTTTATATGTTTAGATAAGATGATTACTGTAATTATACCATCTCTTAATGAAGAAGAGAATATTGGAAGTGTAGTATTGTTTGCAAAGGAAAACCCATTGGTAACAGAGGTTTTGGTTGTAGATGATAAATCAATTGATAGTACCGTTCGGATTGCTCAGGATAGTGGTGCACGTGTCATTACAAGTACTCGAATTGGGAAAGGGGGCTCTATGCGTGAAGGGGTGATGTTTGCTACCAATGAAGTGGTTGTTTTTTTAGATGCAGACATTAATCCTTACCCTCATTTTACAATTAAACTGTTAACAGAACCAATTTTACAAGGTGGTGCTGATTTTGTGAAATCTTCTTTTAACAGAAATGCAGGACGTGTAACAGAACTTGTAGCAAAACCAATGTTGAGTATTTTTTTTCCTGAACTGTTGCAATTTCAACAGCCTTTGAGTGGAATGATAGCCAGTAAGAAATCATTGCTTCAAAAGTTAGACTTCAGAGAAGACTATGGTGTAGATATTGGGATACTCATTGATATGCACTTAATGCATGCTAATATTCAGGAGGTAGATATTGGGTATATTGAGAATAAAAGTAAACCATGGCAGGCTTTGGGAAAAATGAGCAAAGAAGTTGCACAAACGATCATCTTAAAAGCCTCATCATCCAACAGTCCGCACTATAATTTTGAAGAGTTTGGCGTGTTAAATGAAATTAGGTCACAAATGGATTTTGCATTGGCAAGTCAACAGGAGTCCCTCAACAAACTGATTGTTTTTGACATGGATAATACAATATTGCGAGGACGGTTTATTGATACCTGTGCTGATAAATTTAATTTTAAGACACAGTTAATGGATATTCGCTCGTCTGAAACAGATAGTACCATCCTGACCAAAAGAATTGCCAAGCTTTTAAAGAATAGAACTATTGATGAACTGATTGATGTTGCAGACAGCATAGATATTGTTGCAGACACCGAGAAGATTATTGATAATTTAAAGATTCGGGGTTATGTTGTAGGTATTATTTCTGATAGTTATGATTGCATCACCAATCATGTCAAAAATAAATTAAGGATGGATTTTTCACTATCAAACGAATTGGAGTTTTCCAAAAGCATTTGTACAGGAGAGGTAAAAATCCCATCTTTCTTTGTAAGCAATGAAAACAGCTCATGTAAGCATGTATTATGCAAAACCAATGCCCTCCATAAACTATTAGAGAAGTATAATATTAAGAAAGAAAACAGTGTAGCGATTGGAGATAGTATGAATGATCTTTGCATGATTAAGGAGGCTGGCTTAGGCATTGCATTTTGCTCTAAAGATGAGCTACTCAACCACCATGCAGATTTGATTATTCGGAAACCGGAATTTAGCGAATTGTTGAACCTTGCAAAATAGGTTGAACTAAAAAATGTAGTTGTGAAAAACGGGGGTTAAGAAATCAACAGCCTTGTTGATTTTAAAAACGATATCCCATAGCAAAGCTGAATTTCACGCTTGGAGAAACCGGAGTAGTGTCAAAACTATCATTGTCATTTTCTTCATCTTCAATGGCAGAATCAAAATAGTTTATACCAATGCCCAGATCCATTCCTAAATACAGGGTTTTAGCAATTGTAACATTTAAGCTGTTGTTGATCATAAAGCCTAATTGTGTATGGTTGTCGGAATGCTTATATCTTGTGTAGATATATTGATTTCCATTCCAAACACTTTCCGTACGGCTGTGTTCAATTTGTCCACCTGCAAAGTAGAACTGAGGCCCCACAGCATAGCGTACCACACCTTGCCTTGTTGGATACAGTTTTATGGCAGGCATAAAATAAAAAAATCCGGGATTGCGCAGTGACAAATTCACAGGAAGTTGAATGCCAATTAATCCATCGGAAACAATTCTTTCATAATTAATGCCTACTGCAACATCCGTATTGTTGTCCATAGGCTCGTTAGAAATAATTGTCATGGGTGTAATGGTGAAAATATTATTACCCAACTCCGGTTTATCCTGTGCCATTAACATAGTGGAAGTCAGCAGGAGTAATGATGCAAGTATTGTTCTCATAGATTATTTTTTAAAACGCTGTTTTATTGATGATGTTATTTGTCTGGGCAAAAATAATAGAGTTTAGCATTAAAATGCGCTTTATTGCATTTTAAGATTTTAAGGGTAATTCATACCTTTGTAAAGAACTAAAAGTGAAATTATGGCCGATCAGACAGTTATTACAGAAAACAAAGAGCTTTCATTTGGAGATTTCAGACAGGCGGTTCTAAACGATTATCGTTTAGGTCGCATTAGCCGCGAAACAAGCTTGCTGGGCCGAAGGGAGGTGCTTACAGGAAAAGCCAAATTTGGCATTTTTTCAATAAAAGAATTTAATTAGTATTTATTATATTTGCAGTTACTTAAAGTTTAAAGTAAAAATGATTTAAGAATCGTACACGTATATTTAACCTCACCCCATTATGGAACCTCTCAACAAGAAGGAAATCAATACATCATTCATTCAGTTTATTGTAATGTTTTTGCTGGCAGTTTTATTTGCAATAATTTGTGTGTTTTTTGATATAAAATTTTTCAACAAAGATTACAGTGTTTTGAAAAATAAGCTAAAAGAAAAGGAAAGTGAAATTAGTTATTTGCATTCAGTTGAAAATAAGATTGATTCAGTTAAAAAAGTTGTCTCTGAGTTAAAAGAACAGGATCCTAAAGAGTTTGATATTATGAAAGAAAATCTTTTCAACAATTTGTTGGTAATAGATTTGAGAGACACAACACTTACTACAAAAATTGATAATAGCATTCATGATATGGGGCGTCAATGGTTAAATGATAAACAAAGGCTTTTAAAAAATGCTGATTTGGAGATGGTATTACAAAGGAAGAATAAACTAATTCAAACATATGCAAATAGGCTGATGAATGATTGTGGACTTTCAAAAGATCAAATTAATTTATTAAATAATACAATCGGTGATTAAATCAAGTGTTTTTTCGCAAGCAAACAAGGTTAGATCCGCGACTAATAAAAGTGTACGGCAAGTTGCTGCTAAAACACAATTTAAGTACGTCTTGGTTTTTTGTATTATTTTAGTTTTACCAGCAGGAATACTATATCTGAATAAAGTAATTCCAACCCACATTTTTTGGGGGATGCAAATTTTTGCACTATTAATTGGATTTATACATGTATGGCAAATGGGTAAACGCTTTGATTGGAGAAATCAATATTCCTTACAAAACAAATTGATATTATCCATTTTAATTATCTTTTTTACCATGGTTTTACAAAGTGTAGTAGTCTATTTCTGTAAACCTGCCCAAGAATTATTTATTCTATTTCCTACCGGTATATTAACTTTCCTGTTTCCATTATTGATGTTTTCTGTATATGATTTTTCTACTGCAATCCCATCAGAGATTTATAAAACATGGAAGTATTCTTTGAATATTAATATGCAAGATATGGAATTAATTGATTTTAGTAATAGTTATATTGTTACTTTTCAGTTAAGAAAAACACCGGTTGACTTTAATGATGCCTATATGAAATTTAAAGCACCACTTGACCGTCTGCCTTTCGGTGATTTATTCGCACTTTACATGAATGAGTATAGTGAAAAACATAGAGAATCACCTATTCAATACCTTAACTCTTCCAACCAGCCATATGATTGGATCTTCTATCGAAAACCAACAAGGTGGTGGAATAAAAGGAAGCTAATAGATCCATCTTTAACTGTCAGGGAAAATAAAATAAAGGAGAATGATATAATTGTTTCAGAACGCGTTGAATACTAAACTAATATCTTAAATAGGCTTTCTTATGCTACCTTTCTTAAAGATTCAATCTATCAATTGGATAGATGGAATGAAAATTAACAAAGATCATTTTATATATACCGATCAGCATTTCATGGAATTAGTGAGGGATAGCCGTTCGGTTAGCCACAATTCTTTTAATTATGGTTTGGTTTATCCGAATAGTGATTATTCTTCAGGATTTAAATTAGTTCAGTCTGTTGATGGAAGTAAAATTTTACGTGCTGTATTACATACATGTCGGGCTGTTACATCTGGTGGAAATCGAATAGAAATAGCTAGCTCACAAGGTATAAAATCAAATGTATCAACAGATATATTGGAATCTGTTTTTAATGCTGAAAATAGTAAGGAACCATATTTTAGTGTTGTGGTAATAGTGGTTGAAAGTAGTAGAGTGCCAATAGGAGATCCTGATCAAGATGAAGTGCCACCAAGGATTCCTTATATTATACCACAGTATAGTTTGCAAATTTTACCTGAATCGCAATTTTCTAATAGTAACAATATTTCCAATGGACTGTTGATTGGTCGCTTTAGGAATAGTAGTGGAAAAATTAGTGTTGATGAAACTTTTATTCCGCCTTCAATGTTTGTTAAAAGTTCAAACAAATTGGAAGACGTTTATTTTAGCATAGGTAACTTATTGGGTGAAACTATAAGAAATATTTCTACCATACTTTCTAAAGTACAAGAAAAGAGTCAATCAACCAGTTTGGTTAAAAGTTGTAATAGTTTATGTGTCGAAACATCATTATTTATAACCTCTAAAATCGGAAATTTCAGATGGATTTTTTCTGAAGCACCTCCAATATATTTTTTAACTGAGATATTGAATCTCGCTTATTGCATTCAAACTTCATTAAGTCATTTATCAATTAAAGATAGAGAAGAGTTGCTTAACTACATCTGTGAATGGATAGAAGAAGGAACTGCAGAAATTAGCGAGGTGATTAATAAAATGATTAAATCAGAATATAATCATAACAACATTGCTGAAACTATTGGCAATGCTTTTGTATTTGTACAATTGATGCATAAAATATTTTTGAAATTATCACAACTTGATTTTATAGGAAAACGTAAAGGTGAAGGCGCTTTTGTACAAGAAAGAATTACACCTGTTGAAGAAGAAACCCCTAAGACACAGAAAAATAAAGGATGGAGCTTTTTGGCTGATTAGTTTGCGGTCAGGTTATAATTAGTTAATCCTTAACAACAGTCAATTTCAGATTAAAACAAACAAAAGTTATCAAAATTTGGATTTTAAATTTGATTTTACAAAAGGCAAAAGAAAATTTTGGTTTGATTTTGTTCATCCAGCTTTTAAAATTGAAGGCGGCTGCGCTCATCATTAAGTTAATGGCATCACCGGCAATGCCTTTAAAGTAATTTTTAAGCATTCGGTACTGATGTTTCATGTGTGAGATTATGGGTTCGATGGAAGCTCTGCGTCTGAATCGGTTTCTCATTTTTTGTTTTTGGTATGGTGAAGTGTTTTTTCTTGTATCGGGTGCAATGATTTGTGTGCTGTAAATTATTTTTGCGCCCCTATAGCCTCTATCCCCCAGATTATAGATTTGTTTTAATATCAACAAACCACACAATAAACGCACAGGCTTGGCTGGTGTGCCTGTGTTGGAGTATAAAGAAGAAAAACCTTCTTCCAGCTCTTTCCAGTTTATTTCCTGTGACAATAAAACCAATTCATGATTCATGTCTATAAATTCTCTCAGCAACGGCTGAAATAAATCTTTTAGTCCTTGAATAGGGGATTTTCCTATCATTTTTCTGCAACCTTTTTCTGCAAATCTCTTTTATTCTTGCAGATTTTTTTACCCTTTTCTCTAAAGTTTTTAACTTTTTTGAGAAAGTGTGATGGTGTTGTTAAGGGTTAACTAAATAATTAAAAGTACAGACATTGACGTAATTCTTGTTTTAAAATTCAACCAATAAATACCAAAATGAATTATTCAGGATTTTATTCCTATATAGTAAAAAATAAGTTGTCAGCGAAAATCAAGCGTATGATTTAAACTCCGTATAACGGTGCTATTACTGAAACAAAAGTGCAAATCGATTCGTCATAGAAGTGATGGTTTTATTTTTAAGCTATGGAACTACATTAAATCTTATTTTTAATTGTTTTTAATATCTGAAGAAACCATAATTATATTGGCTTCCTTCTTTCTTCTGTGAACATATTCCTTTTGCTGTAACAAAATTTCTTTTACTTTTTGCCAGTTGTCTATTCTTCCTGCAGAAAAAATGTCATGAATCCATTTGATTTTTGTATTAACCCCATATTGCCAAAGAACGGATACTAAAACAGACTGATTTGACTGTGGCAGATCTGCAAATGTTTTAGCTTTTGATTGGGTGTTTTCAACTGGTGTGTTGTCAAACTTTGCCGCTGTTTTATCAATATAATATGCCATGTATTTTGCTTCAAACTCTTTCAGTACATCAGGAGGAATGGTTACAGGTTGCTTGCCGAGTACATTTTTCAATTCGATGACGGAGGTTGTTTTTAAATAAGGGTGAACCACTTTAATGGCTCGGTCGCTTATTCCATACGTTTTTCGCAGAGTGCTTTCATCAACTTGTCCTAAGTCAATACCAAAACTGAAAGTTACACCACTTTTACCTATGGGAAGAAATTGGTGGTTCAATGCAAGGCACAACGATTCAGTGCTTCGTAATGCTTTTAGTTTATTTTTTTCTTTTTCGTCCTTTTCATTTTTTAGTAAAATGTTCCAGTCTTTTTTCAATTGATCCTGTTTGAAACGAACTTTTTTAGTTTCGTCAGCATAGCATCCCATAGGAACATAAGGAACAGAACGGTAGCCTTCAATGTCGGCACTGCTTATGAAGTTCTGAATGCCGTCTAAGTTATCTAAGTTTGTTGCCATATTTTTATATTTTATAATTCAGTCGGGTATCTGAGAAAGTGAGGATTATCAAAAGGGTCAAATTCGTGTTCAATCGTTTCGGATGTTACAATAAAATTTTTTTGAAACACTTCTTGTTCGCACTTATAAAATGCAATATTTCCAACAGATAATTTCCATGCCCAAAATGCTTGCCCAAGTCTGATGTCCATAAGAAAGCCTATTGAAGCATCGTCAGTAAAACTGTATTTGCGGTTCCATTCATTGTCACGCGGTGTTAGTTTAGGATACATAGTTTTTTATTTTTTAAATTAATGGTGTTATAATGTTAGTGAATAACCAAGCCGGCTGGAGTTTTTGTCAGTCTCGCTGAGTATAAAAGGGTTTTGTTTTGCAAGTATTGAAATCTCTGTTTCACAAAAAAACGGAACAAAATAATCATTCAGTTTATTCAGAATTTTGAGATTGGTAGAGCCAGGAAGATATTCAGTGATTTTTTCGGGTAAAACATTTAAAACACGTATGACAATTGTATCTAAGAAGTTATCATACCCGCCACTAAGGCAACTATCTGCCGAGAGGCGCATATTACCCAAGCCGGAAATGTGTTTATTAAATTCTAATTTGCCGAAATGTGTTTTTTCAATACTAATATTCTGGTTTAATATCATTTCATACACCTGCTGCATATAAGGTATTACACCTCTTATTTTATGAAAAACAGGAAACAGATAAAAGAGAATTCCCTTTTGGCGGTTGTTAAAAATTTTCGGCAGTCCCCAGTATGAAAGAAATTCTGCATTGTCCATTTTAAAAGAAATGGAATCTATAAGTTTCTGTTCATAGATAGCATTTGAAATACGCTGTTTGTAAAATTCTATTTCATAAGCGGAAAAAAAACGTCTTGCTTCTTTTTCTTCCAGCACCCGTTTTTTGTAATCCTCAATCATGGACGAGGCTGATTTGAGAGCAAGTGAATTTCTGGATGGCGGATTATGAAACAAAACTTGTGGCAGCATATCATATATACTCTCACGTGGAGTTTTAACAAATACAGCCTGCTGATGGTTGTTGAACTCTACCACTTCTGCTGATTCAATGTCCTTATTAAACCTGCGTTTAAATATTCCAATTGGGCAGACCAGAATATCTGTAGTTTCAAATCCCGATTGCAATAAATCAGCCACTACTACTTCCACTCGCAAGTCAATTGGAATTCCATTAATGATTTCAGCAATCTCGTATTCGTTCTGCATAGTTTACGACAGTAAAAATTTTACCTGTACAGGCATTAGCCCATTTGAAGCCGACTCTATTTTGTGTTGCAATTCCGTGGCAAGATCTTTCCATTCCTGCTCTGAAATGTGCTGTTTGTTTTTGGGAGTAATAAAAACTTCCAGTATCCTTAAAAACGATTGTTTGTGATGCAATGTTGCTTTCCAACCTTTTTTGATTTCAATTTTGCTTATCATGTTTCCTATTTCATGGTAGCAAAACATTTCTATGTCCTGACGGGTAACAATTCGGTCATGCGATAATATGGAGCGTTTGAAAGCAGTGATTTTTTCACCTTCTTCCATCGGCATTTTTCCTCCTGTGGAAGTGGTCATCAATAGGGCTGTATCTGGAAGCACCGAACTACCTGATTCTAATGTAAGCCGTGATCCTGCTTTTACCGAATTTCCTGAAGTACCATTGGTTGACCAAAATTTGATAAATACATTTTCGTTCGGTTTTTGCTGGTTTAGGATGACAAAATGTGAGGGGCGTGTATGCTCGCCTTTGGTTGAAAGGCGGTTTTCAATCATGGCAATAGCCTGATTTATCTGATTAATATGCAAATTTATAAAATCTTTTCCCATAGAACTGAATGCAGCATTTTCATCCCGCAACAAATTAATGGTAGAGTTTAAAAACTCTGTTGCTTGTCTTCTGTCAAAACGTTCTATGCCTCCCGAACGTAGTGTATAATAACCTGCTTGGTTATTAAAGCCGCTTTCTAACGGATTGGATTTAAAGTAATACCCATCTGAATTTTGTACATTAATCATGTCAAAAAACAAATCATCTGTCTTGAGGGGCGTTATGTTGAGATTATTTCGAAGCTGATAGGTTATTTTATTCACCTTACGGTTTATTACCGGAAAGGTGTTCATGGATAAATACAAATCGTTTAATGCGGCCGGTTTCATGGCTCCCGGAAAAACCAGTTTTAACCATATGTATTTGGAACTGAATTTAGCCAGTATGCTTTCAGAAAACACACCTTTAATTTCTTCCGGTATTTCCAATTTCATTTCTGCTAATGGTTTATTCAAACTCAGCGTAATAAAATTTTTTTCAAAAATTCCGTTTACAACATTTTCAATACGGTACGACACATTGTAATGGTCGGAAAGCGTAAACTTATCCGACAATTCTTTTGAAGAATTTATTCCGGCTGCGGCTGTCATTGCAGTATCTCCTGCATACCATTTTATTAACGGTATAAGGCTCAGGTAATATTCTTTTTCAGGGTCGTTTTTCCAGTCAAAATATACCGGTAAGCGATCAATGGATTTTATTTTAGGATTCAGTTCAAGTGCTATGTAAACATGTTGATGAGGAAGATATGCTCCTGATCGCTCTTCGCCCAACGGAACTTTAGAATACGAATTTTTGTATTCATATATTGTTTTTCCAGCAACCATGTACTTAATGTCGCCATCAAAAATTTTTACTCGCATGGCAGGTGAAAAATAAATATCCTTAACCACTTCTTTTTGTTCTTCGTTCAGTATTTTTTGCTGAGCATAAAACTGTGTTTCTTTAACAAGAACTGTTTCCGGTTCTGATGAGCGTGCATGAGCAATGGCGTAAGAAGGTTTTGCCACGGTGTAAGCATCGGGCGACAAAAGGCGAGCAAGCCTTTCCAAAATACGGGTTTGAGAATCAAGAATTTCGTTATTGACTTTGTACAACTCAAAAGCGCAAGCCTCAATGAGCATGGCAACAAGTGGGTCAAAGGTGGACTCTATGTCTTCGCCTTCAACACCCCATATACGAGCAGCATTTTTGATCATGCGGCTGCGTATACTCTCTTTGCTTAGCTCGTTCAAGTATTCGTCCTGCATATTTTTTTAGTTTAATCAATCCAGAGAGGGCTTACATACAGCGTTTCCTGAAAATAAAATTGTTCGTTGGTTTTTTTAAGGTTAGCCTGTATGTGTATGTCCACTCTTTTTTTATGCGTTTAAGCGTTTGCTTTTCTTTATTTATCAGTTCCTCTTCGGTAACATCCAATACCGCCTTAACATTATTCAAACGTGGCTCATAGTTGCCAACGGCTTCTTTTATAGCTTTTGACATGGTGTCTTTCCATGCGGTAATATTGGGTATGTTTTCAAAGTCTAGCTCCCACAGTAAGTTTCCGAATTCGGGGTCATAACGGCATTCATTCAGGTTGGTAATTAAAATGAGATGCAGCCTTTGGGCAACAGAATCTTTTAGCGTACACGAAGGGTGTTCCTTACCCTGCATAAGCAGGGACGGATTAAGAGGCTGGGTGTAATATTTTTGCATTTTATCTCACAAACATAAAAAATTATATTGTTTCAATTACATAATAATTCTCTGCACGATTTACGTATTTTCTCATCATTTTTAAATCAGAATAAATGGTTCTTGCTTTAACCATTCCCTGACCATTCCACTGATCGTAAACCCGAATACCGTCCTTCCCATGAGATAAGTAAACAGCAGCGTGCCGCTTACCGGATTCCAATGGATATTTGCCGGTTGAGTCAAAAGTTGCAATAGCCGTTCCTTTAGGAATAGATCCGACAGGAGCATCCATTACTTTGATTCCTTTTTTCCAACTCGCAGTGTTTGTGGCGCCTGTCGCCTGTTGTACAAATACAGCACATTCATGATTTCCTTCATCGTTTTTAAAAGAAGCATTGCCTTCAAGTTCTTCGGTAATATTTAAATAGAATGACATAAGAAATATAATTTTAGTGATACATAACTACTTTAATCAGGATTTCTGGTTTCAAGTTTTGAGCAAAAATCAGGTATTGTTCCCACGCAATCTACATCGTATTGCATGTGGAAGTTAAACTTTGTTTGGTAAGCATTAAACTCAGAAAAAAAACCAAACACGGCTTTTTCAACATCTGCCTTTAACATGCCTTTTGTAAGGTTCAATTCCGGTACTGCGTTACTATTTAAAAAACGAAGGGAAAAACCACTATGCTGTGATTCATGAAACCGTAATGACTTATTACCTGCTGAAACATCATCAATTGTTGTTCCTCTGCCGTAATTTTGATCAAGCATATCAATGGTAGAGCCTTTACTTATTTTATAGGAGGTATAAATTTTTAAGGCATACAAAACTGAAGGAAAAGATTCCAGTTTGTTTTTTTTATCCGCCTTGTCCAATTTATAAACCATTAACCTGTTTAGTTTGGATGTATGATTCAGTTTCATTTTCCTTTGTTTTGAATCCATTGCATACATATATAAGTCGCAATGCGTAACGCCTTTTCCGCTGTAATAGGTAACACCTTTTTTTACAACTGTGGGTTTTAAGCTAACCTTATCATTGCTTACGGTAACATTAATTAATTTTTTGCCCGATTCAATATCAAAACTGACTCCCTTGGCAGAATTAACAATATTTTTAGCAAATGAAGGGACATCGGTAGAAATGGACATGCCTGAAAAGATTTATATTTGTTAAAATCAAAAATATATTTTAAATCCTTTGATACAAATGGTAAGTATATGCCGGTGTATTTTTTATCATTTGGGCATAATTGAATGAACGAACCGAGCCGCTGCCAACAGGCCAAGGATCATTTACACGTACAGTAGTTCCATTAGCCTCGCCATTCCCTCTTATCCCGGTAATAACTACCATGTGCCCGCTACTTCCAACTCCTCGTGTGTATGAATCAGTGTCCCACAGAATATTAGCCATTGCAGGTTTTCGTTTGAGCAAATCATATAAGCCGTCAGGCAAATAGGACTGAGGAGGATGCCATTTTAATCTGAAATGATTGCAGTAA encodes:
- a CDS encoding HAD-IB family phosphatase, with product MITVIIPSLNEEENIGSVVLFAKENPLVTEVLVVDDKSIDSTVRIAQDSGARVITSTRIGKGGSMREGVMFATNEVVVFLDADINPYPHFTIKLLTEPILQGGADFVKSSFNRNAGRVTELVAKPMLSIFFPELLQFQQPLSGMIASKKSLLQKLDFREDYGVDIGILIDMHLMHANIQEVDIGYIENKSKPWQALGKMSKEVAQTIILKASSSNSPHYNFEEFGVLNEIRSQMDFALASQQESLNKLIVFDMDNTILRGRFIDTCADKFNFKTQLMDIRSSETDSTILTKRIAKLLKNRTIDELIDVADSIDIVADTEKIIDNLKIRGYVVGIISDSYDCITNHVKNKLRMDFSLSNELEFSKSICTGEVKIPSFFVSNENSSCKHVLCKTNALHKLLEKYNIKKENSVAIGDSMNDLCMIKEAGLGIAFCSKDELLNHHADLIIRKPEFSELLNLAK
- the tssO gene encoding type VI secretion system TssO, giving the protein MEPLNKKEINTSFIQFIVMFLLAVLFAIICVFFDIKFFNKDYSVLKNKLKEKESEISYLHSVENKIDSVKKVVSELKEQDPKEFDIMKENLFNNLLVIDLRDTTLTTKIDNSIHDMGRQWLNDKQRLLKNADLEMVLQRKNKLIQTYANRLMNDCGLSKDQINLLNNTIGD
- a CDS encoding TssN family type VI secretion system protein, with translation MIKSSVFSQANKVRSATNKSVRQVAAKTQFKYVLVFCIILVLPAGILYLNKVIPTHIFWGMQIFALLIGFIHVWQMGKRFDWRNQYSLQNKLILSILIIFFTMVLQSVVVYFCKPAQELFILFPTGILTFLFPLLMFSVYDFSTAIPSEIYKTWKYSLNINMQDMELIDFSNSYIVTFQLRKTPVDFNDAYMKFKAPLDRLPFGDLFALYMNEYSEKHRESPIQYLNSSNQPYDWIFYRKPTRWWNKRKLIDPSLTVRENKIKENDIIVSERVEY
- a CDS encoding transposase — its product is MIGKSPIQGLKDLFQPLLREFIDMNHELVLLSQEINWKELEEGFSSLYSNTGTPAKPVRLLCGLLILKQIYNLGDRGYRGAKIIYSTQIIAPDTRKNTSPYQKQKMRNRFRRRASIEPIISHMKHQYRMLKNYFKGIAGDAINLMMSAAAFNFKSWMNKIKPKFSFAFCKIKFKIQILITFVCFNLKLTVVKD
- a CDS encoding pesticin C-terminus-like muramidase, which produces MATNLDNLDGIQNFISSADIEGYRSVPYVPMGCYADETKKVRFKQDQLKKDWNILLKNEKDEKEKNKLKALRSTESLCLALNHQFLPIGKSGVTFSFGIDLGQVDESTLRKTYGISDRAIKVVHPYLKTTSVIELKNVLGKQPVTIPPDVLKEFEAKYMAYYIDKTAAKFDNTPVENTQSKAKTFADLPQSNQSVLVSVLWQYGVNTKIKWIHDIFSAGRIDNWQKVKEILLQQKEYVHRRKKEANIIMVSSDIKNN
- a CDS encoding type VI secretion system baseplate subunit TssF, giving the protein MQDEYLNELSKESIRSRMIKNAARIWGVEGEDIESTFDPLVAMLIEACAFELYKVNNEILDSQTRILERLARLLSPDAYTVAKPSYAIAHARSSEPETVLVKETQFYAQQKILNEEQKEVVKDIYFSPAMRVKIFDGDIKYMVAGKTIYEYKNSYSKVPLGEERSGAYLPHQHVYIALELNPKIKSIDRLPVYFDWKNDPEKEYYLSLIPLIKWYAGDTAMTAAAGINSSKELSDKFTLSDHYNVSYRIENVVNGIFEKNFITLSLNKPLAEMKLEIPEEIKGVFSESILAKFSSKYIWLKLVFPGAMKPAALNDLYLSMNTFPVINRKVNKITYQLRNNLNITPLKTDDLFFDMINVQNSDGYYFKSNPLESGFNNQAGYYTLRSGGIERFDRRQATEFLNSTINLLRDENAAFSSMGKDFINLHINQINQAIAMIENRLSTKGEHTRPSHFVILNQQKPNENVFIKFWSTNGTSGNSVKAGSRLTLESGSSVLPDTALLMTTSTGGKMPMEEGEKITAFKRSILSHDRIVTRQDIEMFCYHEIGNMISKIEIKKGWKATLHHKQSFLRILEVFITPKNKQHISEQEWKDLATELQHKIESASNGLMPVQVKFLLS
- a CDS encoding GPW/gp25 family protein, coding for MQGKEHPSCTLKDSVAQRLHLILITNLNECRYDPEFGNLLWELDFENIPNITAWKDTMSKAIKEAVGNYEPRLNNVKAVLDVTEEELINKEKQTLKRIKKEWTYTYRLTLKKPTNNFIFRKRCM
- a CDS encoding BPSL0067 family protein, with the protein product MSFYLNITEELEGNASFKNDEGNHECAVFVQQATGATNTASWKKGIKVMDAPVGSIPKGTAIATFDSTGKYPLESGKRHAAVYLSHGKDGIRVYDQWNGQGMVKARTIYSDLKMMRKYVNRAENYYVIETI